Proteins co-encoded in one Argopecten irradians isolate NY unplaced genomic scaffold, Ai_NY scaffold_0130, whole genome shotgun sequence genomic window:
- the LOC138311824 gene encoding uncharacterized protein isoform X1, producing the protein MELFVALFLALEVILQCLGKFVYCGKVVFYTSFRSLVDRVATSLAVVVSRGLSLAEAVVVYATCCCRGEVFPVPAADQPSSSSVVPAVPVPASPVPIRRSGRATRRPAWHKDYVM; encoded by the exons ATGGAACTCTTCGTTGCGCTCTTCCTGGCATTGGAGGTGATCCTTCAGTGTCTAGGCAAGTTTGTGTACTGTGGTAAG GTTGTGTTTTACACTTCCTTCCGCAGTTTGGTTGACCGGGTTGCGACGTCGCTCGCAGTGGTGGTTAGCCGTGGGCTTTCTCTTGCGGAGGCTGTG GTTGTGTACGCTACCTGCTGCTGCCGAGGAGAGGTTTTCCCTGTCCCTGCTGCTGACCAGCCTAGCTCCAGCTCTGTTGTCCCCGCAGTACCAGTCCCAGCATCACCTGTTCCTATCCGCAGATCTGGTCGTGCCACCCGCAGACCAGCTTGGCATAAGGATTATGTaatgtga
- the LOC138311824 gene encoding uncharacterized protein isoform X3 — translation MCPSPRECVSSLVVFYTSFRSLVDRVATSLAVVVSRGLSLAEAVVVYATCCCRGEVFPVPAADQPSSSSVVPAVPVPASPVPIRRSGRATRRPAWHKDYVM, via the exons ATGTGTCCTTCACCTAGGGAATGTGTATCCAGCTTG GTTGTGTTTTACACTTCCTTCCGCAGTTTGGTTGACCGGGTTGCGACGTCGCTCGCAGTGGTGGTTAGCCGTGGGCTTTCTCTTGCGGAGGCTGTG GTTGTGTACGCTACCTGCTGCTGCCGAGGAGAGGTTTTCCCTGTCCCTGCTGCTGACCAGCCTAGCTCCAGCTCTGTTGTCCCCGCAGTACCAGTCCCAGCATCACCTGTTCCTATCCGCAGATCTGGTCGTGCCACCCGCAGACCAGCTTGGCATAAGGATTATGTaatgtga
- the LOC138311824 gene encoding uncharacterized protein isoform X2 — MYLPHLDRLKWWTRSLQTLCFTLPSAVWLTGLRRRSQWWLAVGFLLRRLWLCTLPAAAEERFSLSLLLTSLAPALLSPQYQSQHHLFLSADLVVPPADQLGIRIM, encoded by the exons atgtatttaccaCACTTAGACAGATTAAAGTGGTGGACACGTTCTCTTCAAAC GTTGTGTTTTACACTTCCTTCCGCAGTTTGGTTGACCGGGTTGCGACGTCGCTCGCAGTGGTGGTTAGCCGTGGGCTTTCTCTTGCGGAGGCTGTG GTTGTGTACGCTACCTGCTGCTGCCGAGGAGAGGTTTTCCCTGTCCCTGCTGCTGACCAGCCTAGCTCCAGCTCTGTTGTCCCCGCAGTACCAGTCCCAGCATCACCTGTTCCTATCCGCAGATCTGGTCGTGCCACCCGCAGACCAGCTTGGCATAAGGATTATGTaa